A single Pseudomonas sp. DC1.2 DNA region contains:
- the fis gene encoding DNA-binding transcriptional regulator Fis, whose protein sequence is MTMMTETLVSGTTPVSDNVNLKQHLNTPSEEGQTLRGSVEKALHNYFAHLEGAAVTDVYNLVLSEVEAPLLESVMNYVKGNQTKASELLGLNRGTLRKKLKQYDLL, encoded by the coding sequence ATGACGATGATGACCGAGACTTTAGTGAGTGGAACAACACCCGTGAGCGACAATGTGAATTTGAAACAGCACCTCAATACGCCGAGCGAAGAAGGTCAGACCCTTCGCGGGAGTGTCGAGAAGGCGCTGCACAATTATTTCGCCCACCTTGAGGGCGCTGCCGTCACGGATGTGTACAACCTGGTGCTCTCCGAAGTCGAGGCGCCCCTGCTCGAAAGCGTGATGAACTACGTCAAGGGCAACCAGACCAAGGCCAGCGAACTGCTCGGACTGAACCGGGGCACGCTGCGTAAAAAACTCAAGCAGTACGATCTGCTGTAA
- the dusB gene encoding tRNA dihydrouridine synthase DusB: MSAVRIGPYTLHNGLILAPMAGVTDQPFRQLCKRLGAGLVVSEMVTSDMSLWNTRKSRMRMIHEGDPEPRSVQIAGGDAQMLADAARANVELGAQIIDINMGCPAKKVCNKAAGSALLKDEALVNEILQAVVAAVDVPVTLKIRTGWDRSNKNGLTVAKIAEQAGITALAVHGRTRADLYTGEAEYDTIAAIKQAVSIPVFANGDIDSPQKARYVLDATGADGLLIGRAAQGRPWIFREIDHFLRTGEKLPPLELIEVERILLEHLAALHVFYGDVMGVRIARKHVGWYLATLPGAREFRAHFNRLDGTQIQCASVREFFAERYKSLAGDGEGVAA; this comes from the coding sequence ATGTCGGCGGTACGCATCGGTCCATACACATTGCACAACGGCTTGATTCTCGCCCCCATGGCGGGCGTCACCGACCAGCCCTTTCGTCAGCTGTGCAAGCGACTGGGCGCAGGGCTGGTCGTGTCGGAAATGGTCACCAGCGACATGAGTTTGTGGAACACCCGCAAGTCGCGGATGCGCATGATCCACGAAGGTGATCCCGAGCCCCGCTCGGTACAGATCGCCGGCGGTGATGCGCAGATGCTGGCGGATGCGGCACGGGCCAACGTCGAACTGGGCGCACAGATCATTGATATCAACATGGGCTGTCCGGCAAAGAAGGTCTGCAACAAGGCCGCCGGTTCCGCCCTGTTGAAGGATGAAGCATTGGTGAACGAGATCCTGCAGGCTGTCGTGGCTGCGGTTGATGTTCCGGTCACGCTAAAGATCCGCACCGGCTGGGACCGGAGCAACAAGAACGGTCTGACCGTGGCGAAGATCGCCGAACAGGCAGGCATTACGGCGTTGGCGGTGCATGGCCGCACCCGTGCCGATCTCTACACAGGCGAAGCCGAGTACGACACCATTGCCGCGATCAAGCAGGCGGTGTCGATTCCGGTATTCGCCAACGGCGATATAGATTCACCGCAGAAGGCCCGATACGTGCTGGACGCGACCGGTGCCGATGGCCTGCTTATTGGCCGGGCCGCCCAGGGGCGGCCCTGGATTTTTCGTGAGATCGATCATTTTCTGCGGACGGGAGAGAAACTCCCGCCACTCGAACTGATCGAGGTGGAACGCATTCTGCTAGAGCATCTGGCGGCGCTGCACGTCTTCTACGGAGACGTGATGGGTGTACGCATTGCTCGCAAGCATGTGGGCTGGTATCTCGCAACCCTGCCGGGCGCCAGGGAGTTTCGTGCCCATTTCAATCGATTGGATGGTACGCAAATACAATGCGCCAGCGTTCGGGAGTTCTTCGCCGAGCGTTACAAGAGCCTGGCAGGGGACGGAGAAGGGGTGGCCGCATGA
- the purH gene encoding bifunctional phosphoribosylaminoimidazolecarboxamide formyltransferase/IMP cyclohydrolase, whose translation MTDQTTRLPIRRALISVSDKTGILEFAKALEALGVEILSTGGTFKLLRDNGVAAVEVADYTGFAEMMDGRVKTLHPKIHGGILGRRGIDDAIMNEHGIKPIDLVAVNLYPFQATINKPGCDLPTAIENIDIGGPTMVRSAAKNHKDVAIVVNTSDYANVLESLKAGGLTYAQRFDLMLKAFEHTAAYDGMIANYMGTVNQAADTLSTEGRSEFPRTFNSQFVKAQEMRYGENPHQSAAFYLETTPTEVGIATATQLQGKELSYNNVADTDAALECVKSFVKPACVIVKHANPCGVAVSLDTEGGIRQAYELAYATDTESAFGGIIAFNRELDAETAKAIVERQFVEVIIAPSVSDEARAIVAAKANVRLLACGEWSADRAAAWDYKRVNGGLLVQSRDIGMISADDLKVVTKRAPTEQEIHDLIFAWKVAKYVKSNAIVYAKNRQTIGVGAGQMSRVNSARIAAIKAEHAGLQVAGSVMASDAFFPFRDGLDNAAKVGITAVIQPGGSMRDNEVIAAADEAGIAMVFTGMRHFRH comes from the coding sequence ATGACCGACCAGACCACCCGCCTGCCGATCCGTCGCGCATTGATCAGCGTTTCCGACAAGACCGGGATCCTCGAGTTCGCCAAGGCGCTTGAAGCGCTGGGCGTCGAGATTCTCTCCACAGGCGGAACGTTCAAACTGCTGCGCGACAACGGCGTTGCCGCAGTGGAAGTCGCGGATTACACCGGTTTTGCGGAAATGATGGACGGTCGTGTCAAGACCCTGCACCCAAAAATCCATGGTGGGATCCTGGGTCGTCGCGGTATCGACGATGCCATCATGAACGAGCACGGCATCAAGCCGATTGATCTGGTTGCGGTCAACCTGTACCCGTTCCAGGCCACCATCAACAAGCCTGGCTGTGACCTGCCAACCGCTATCGAAAACATTGATATCGGCGGCCCGACCATGGTCCGCTCAGCCGCAAAAAATCACAAAGACGTGGCCATCGTGGTCAACACCAGCGATTACGCCAACGTCTTGGAAAGCCTCAAGGCCGGCGGCCTGACCTACGCTCAGCGTTTCGACCTGATGCTCAAGGCTTTCGAACACACCGCGGCCTACGACGGCATGATCGCCAACTACATGGGCACCGTAAATCAGGCCGCTGACACCCTCAGCACCGAAGGTCGCAGCGAATTCCCGCGCACCTTCAACAGCCAGTTCGTCAAGGCTCAGGAAATGCGCTACGGCGAGAACCCGCATCAGAGCGCGGCGTTCTACCTGGAAACCACGCCGACCGAAGTGGGCATCGCTACCGCGACCCAACTCCAAGGCAAAGAGCTTTCGTACAACAACGTCGCCGACACCGACGCCGCGCTGGAATGCGTGAAGAGCTTCGTCAAGCCGGCTTGCGTGATCGTCAAACACGCCAACCCATGCGGCGTTGCCGTGAGCCTGGACACCGAAGGCGGCATCCGCCAAGCCTACGAACTGGCCTACGCGACCGATACCGAATCCGCGTTCGGCGGCATCATCGCCTTCAACCGCGAACTCGACGCTGAAACGGCCAAGGCCATCGTCGAGCGCCAGTTTGTCGAAGTGATCATCGCGCCCTCCGTGAGTGACGAAGCGCGTGCCATTGTTGCGGCCAAGGCCAACGTGCGCCTGTTGGCCTGCGGCGAGTGGTCGGCTGATCGCGCCGCTGCCTGGGATTACAAACGCGTCAACGGCGGCCTGCTGGTGCAGAGCCGCGACATTGGCATGATCAGCGCCGATGACCTGAAAGTCGTGACCAAGCGTGCCCCGACCGAACAGGAAATCCACGACCTGATCTTCGCCTGGAAAGTCGCCAAATACGTTAAGTCCAACGCCATCGTCTACGCCAAGAACCGTCAGACCATCGGTGTCGGCGCGGGCCAGATGAGCCGCGTGAACTCCGCCCGTATCGCCGCGATCAAGGCTGAACATGCCGGATTGCAGGTGGCGGGCTCGGTGATGGCCTCCGACGCGTTCTTCCCGTTCCGCGATGGCTTGGACAACGCGGCCAAGGTCGGCATCACTGCGGTTATCCAGCCAGGCGGTTCGATGCGTGATAACGAAGTGATTGCTGCGGCCGACGAGGCCGGCATCGCCATGGTCTTCACCGGCATGCGCCACTTCCGTCACTGA
- the purD gene encoding phosphoribosylamine--glycine ligase gives MNVLIIGSGGREHALAWKVAQDPRVQKVFVAPGNAGTAIEAKCENVAIDVLALEQLADFAEKNVSLTIVGPEVPLVAGVVDLFRSRGLDCFGPTAGAAQLEGSKAFTKDFLARHKIPTADYQNFTEIEPALAYLREKGAPIVIKADGLAAGKGVIVAMTLSEAEDAVRDMLAGNAFGDAGSRVVIEEFLDGEEASFIVMVDGKNVLPMATSQDHKRVGDGDTGPNTGGMGAYSPAPVVTAEVHKRVMDLVIWPTVRGMADEGNVYTGFLYAGLMIDKAGNPKVIEFNCRFGDPETQPVMLRLQSSLVLLVEAALAQALDKVEAQWDPRPSVGIVLAAGGYPGDYAKGVIINGLDAAASLEGKVFHAGTALKEGQVVTAGGRVLCATAMGASVDVAQQQAYALAAKIDWEGCFYRKDIGYRAIARERGEHQE, from the coding sequence ATGAATGTTTTGATCATTGGCAGCGGTGGCCGTGAACACGCCCTGGCCTGGAAAGTAGCTCAGGATCCACGCGTACAAAAGGTCTTTGTTGCTCCGGGCAACGCCGGCACCGCCATTGAAGCCAAGTGCGAGAACGTCGCTATCGACGTACTGGCCCTTGAGCAACTGGCCGATTTTGCCGAGAAAAACGTCTCCCTGACCATCGTTGGCCCGGAAGTGCCATTGGTTGCCGGCGTTGTCGATCTGTTCCGCTCGCGCGGTCTCGATTGCTTCGGTCCGACCGCTGGCGCAGCCCAACTGGAAGGTTCAAAAGCCTTCACTAAAGACTTTCTGGCACGCCACAAAATCCCCACGGCCGACTACCAGAACTTCACCGAGATTGAGCCGGCCCTGGCTTACTTGCGTGAGAAAGGCGCACCGATCGTGATCAAGGCCGACGGCCTGGCCGCCGGTAAAGGCGTGATCGTCGCCATGACGCTGAGCGAAGCCGAAGACGCAGTACGCGACATGCTCGCTGGCAATGCATTTGGCGACGCCGGCTCACGCGTGGTGATCGAAGAGTTCCTCGACGGTGAAGAAGCCAGCTTCATCGTCATGGTCGACGGCAAGAACGTATTGCCGATGGCCACCAGCCAGGATCACAAGCGCGTCGGCGACGGCGACACCGGTCCGAACACCGGCGGCATGGGGGCTTACTCACCCGCACCCGTCGTGACGGCTGAAGTCCACAAACGCGTCATGGACCTGGTGATCTGGCCAACCGTGCGCGGGATGGCCGATGAAGGTAATGTCTACACCGGATTCTTGTACGCCGGTCTGATGATCGACAAGGCAGGCAACCCGAAAGTCATCGAATTCAACTGCCGTTTCGGCGACCCTGAGACCCAACCGGTGATGCTGCGCTTGCAGTCGAGCCTGGTATTGCTGGTCGAAGCAGCCTTGGCGCAAGCCCTGGACAAGGTTGAAGCGCAATGGGATCCGCGCCCAAGCGTCGGCATCGTGCTGGCCGCGGGTGGCTACCCAGGTGACTACGCCAAAGGCGTGATCATCAACGGTCTCGACGCAGCGGCAAGCCTCGAAGGCAAAGTCTTCCATGCAGGCACTGCGCTCAAGGAGGGTCAAGTGGTGACGGCCGGTGGCCGGGTACTGTGCGCCACGGCCATGGGTGCCAGTGTTGATGTGGCTCAGCAACAGGCTTACGCATTGGCGGCAAAGATCGATTGGGAAGGCTGCTTCTACCGCAAGGACATCGGCTACCGGGCTATCGCCCGCGAGCGTGGTGAACATCAGGAATAA